From Clavelina lepadiformis chromosome 9, kaClaLepa1.1, whole genome shotgun sequence, the proteins below share one genomic window:
- the LOC143471166 gene encoding uncharacterized protein LOC143471166 — protein MSNQPGVDNTHLQAAKEENGHSDDEPSFPVQKEETVDEDFDFEKMLDPEAEYVDLEHCRIGTISGLERLKVVQELCLRNNLLRKLEGLDCLAPTLTKLDLYDNRLKKIENLDALELLESLDLSFNLFRKIEGIGSLSKIKKLFLLANKFTKIENVGHLTNLTMLELGDNRIRAIENLDTLPNLEELYLGKNKITKMSNLDNLTNLKILALMTNRITKIEGLESLVNLEELYLSHNGIEALEGLEKNTKLQTLDIAGNKIKRIENIGHLKELEEFWANDNKIDQWNDVKELEKCSKLETVYLERNPLQTSASTQYRRRLMAMLPKLKQIDATYTSVAAARESV, from the exons ATGTCGAATCAACCAGGAGTCGACAACACACATTTGCAAGCAGCCAAG GAAGAAAATGGACACTCTGACGATGAACCCAGTTTTCCTGTGCAAAAAGAAGAAACTGTCGACGAAGATTTTGACTTTGAAAAGATGTTAGACCCAGAGGCAGAG TATGTAGATCTGGAACATTGTAGAATTGGGACCATTAGTGGGTTGGAAAGACTTAAGGTAGTTCAAGAACTCTGCCTACGAAATAATCTTTTGAGAAAGCTGGAGGGCTTGGATTGTCTCGCTCCGACACTCACCAAACTTGACCTTTACGACAACCGTTTGAAGAAGATTGAAAACCTTGACGCCTTAGAATTGCTTGA ATCGTTGGATTTATCGTTCAACCTTTTTCGAAAAATAGAAGGTATTGGAAGTTTGTCGAAAATAAAGAAGTTATTCCTCCTTGCAAACAAATtcacaaaaattgaaaacgttGGACACCTAACTAACTTAACAATGCTTGAACTAGGGGATAACAGAATCAGG GCAATTGAAAACTTGGACACGCTGCCAAATCTTGAAGAATTATATTtgggaaaaaacaaaataacaaaaatgtcaaacCTGGATAATCTCACCAACCTCAAGATATTGGCGTTGATGACAAATCGAATCACAAAAATTGAAGGGCTGGAGTCCTTGGTCAACCTGGAAGAGTTATACTTGAGTCACAATGGCATTGAAGCATTGGAGGGacttgaaaaaaat ACAAAGCTTCAAACTTTGGACATTGCtggaaacaaaattaaacgaATTGAAAATATTGGACATTTAAAAGAACTAGAAGAGTTTTGG GCCAACGATAATAAAATCGACCAATGGAATGATGTAAAGGAATTGGAAAAATGTTCGAAACTAGAGACGGTCTACCTCGAAAGAAATCCGCTTCAAACAAGTGCATCAACACAATACAGAAGGCGGTTGATGGCCATGCTGCCCAAACTGAAGCAAATTGATGCAACTTACACAAGTGTTGCTGCAGCAAGAGAGAGCGTATAA